The Desulfoscipio gibsoniae DSM 7213 genome contains a region encoding:
- a CDS encoding MFS transporter, which translates to MGAKAGTSALAAIAGVPFIMVLGNSMLIPVLPQLQAALNLSELKVSMIITAFSIPGLLIPLAGFLSDRIGRKKVIIPGLILYGLGGVIAGLAAIFLHERAYTWIISGRIVQGIGAAGTTPIAMALTGDLFTGPKRSKALGVVEAANGFGKVLSPVLGAAIGLIAWYATFLFFPAIIIPIALGIWFLIKEPESNRATQSIAQYGKSIKKVFQKKSVLLATIFMGGMVALLILFGILFFLSDYLEETVGLTGIVKGAALAVPVLFMSVTSYVTGLLIKKKVRLMKWLVVTGLSLVAASLAALNLYQNIYFFFAGISITGLGTGLLLPCLNTIITSTTDAQERGLITSVYGSVRFLGVAAGPPLFGYLMGISSAYMYWGGAILAGVTALTALFFIRVKDLTMTDDTGQGQQPQEANGSAVQAIRPEFVFDPTRKPLPEKKENAGNNKRK; encoded by the coding sequence ATGGGGGCGAAAGCCGGAACTTCTGCACTGGCCGCCATAGCAGGCGTACCTTTTATTATGGTGCTGGGCAACTCCATGCTTATACCGGTACTGCCGCAATTACAGGCAGCGCTAAACCTCAGCGAGTTAAAAGTCAGCATGATCATCACCGCATTTTCCATACCCGGCCTGCTCATTCCGCTGGCCGGCTTTTTATCCGACCGCATCGGCCGCAAAAAAGTAATTATTCCCGGTTTGATTTTATACGGCCTAGGCGGGGTTATCGCCGGGCTGGCTGCAATATTTCTGCATGAAAGGGCCTATACATGGATTATCAGCGGGCGCATTGTCCAGGGTATCGGTGCTGCGGGCACCACCCCCATCGCCATGGCCCTGACCGGAGACTTATTTACCGGCCCCAAACGCAGCAAGGCACTGGGGGTAGTGGAGGCCGCCAACGGCTTTGGCAAAGTACTTAGCCCCGTACTAGGTGCCGCCATTGGCTTAATTGCCTGGTACGCTACCTTTTTATTTTTCCCGGCCATTATTATCCCCATCGCATTGGGCATTTGGTTTTTAATCAAGGAACCTGAGAGCAACCGGGCTACCCAAAGCATTGCCCAATATGGCAAGTCCATTAAAAAAGTTTTCCAAAAAAAGTCAGTATTACTGGCTACCATTTTCATGGGTGGTATGGTAGCCTTGCTTATACTCTTCGGTATATTGTTTTTCTTAAGTGATTACCTGGAGGAAACCGTGGGTTTAACAGGTATCGTTAAAGGCGCTGCCCTGGCCGTACCCGTGCTGTTCATGTCCGTTACTTCTTACGTCACCGGCCTACTCATCAAAAAGAAAGTTCGGCTGATGAAGTGGTTGGTGGTCACAGGGCTCAGCCTGGTAGCAGCTTCCCTGGCCGCATTAAATCTGTACCAAAACATTTATTTCTTCTTCGCCGGCATTTCCATTACCGGACTGGGTACGGGTCTGCTGCTGCCTTGTTTAAACACTATTATTACCAGCACCACTGACGCCCAGGAAAGAGGCCTGATCACTTCCGTATATGGCAGCGTGCGCTTTTTAGGTGTGGCCGCGGGGCCTCCCCTGTTTGGCTATCTGATGGGCATAAGCAGCGCCTACATGTACTGGGGCGGTGCCATACTGGCCGGGGTAACGGCTCTAACGGCGTTGTTTTTTATTAGGGTCAAAGATTTAACGATGACGGACGATACGGGACAAGGGCAACAGCCACAAGAGGCAAATGGCTCGGCGGTACAGGCTATAAGACCCGAGTTTGTATTTGACCCGACCCGCAAACCCCTGCCCGAGAAAAAGGAAAACGCGGGGAATAACAAACGAAAGTAA
- a CDS encoding type II toxin-antitoxin system RelE/ParE family toxin: MPKYPINITEAAVQDLAEIIDYIANDNSAAALKLVDKIEQNILQLEDFPLIGAIPKNRRLTRQGYRILIVDNYLVFYVLLNNETIEIRRIISGKRDYKFLL; this comes from the coding sequence ATGCCAAAGTATCCAATTAATATCACCGAAGCTGCAGTGCAGGATCTGGCAGAAATTATTGATTATATCGCAAACGACAATTCTGCTGCCGCACTTAAACTGGTGGATAAAATCGAACAGAACATTTTACAGCTCGAGGACTTTCCGCTAATCGGAGCGATACCGAAAAATAGAAGGCTGACCCGGCAAGGATATCGTATTTTGATAGTTGATAATTATTTGGTGTTTTATGTTTTGCTAAACAACGAAACGATTGAAATCAGGCGGATTATTAGCGGAAAAAGAGATTATAAGTTTTTACTTTAA
- a CDS encoding type II toxin-antitoxin system Phd/YefM family antitoxin, with translation MPIIRPVSDLRNKTPEIEEICIKEQKPVFITKNGNGHLVIMSQQLFEEQQALLELYDKLDEAEEQSRAGKRRLFRDAMADLRSRIHAKVSN, from the coding sequence ATGCCAATAATTCGTCCTGTGTCAGATTTGCGTAATAAAACACCAGAAATTGAGGAAATTTGCATCAAAGAACAAAAGCCTGTTTTTATTACCAAGAATGGCAACGGTCATTTAGTCATTATGAGCCAGCAGCTTTTTGAGGAGCAACAAGCCCTATTAGAACTTTATGACAAGCTGGACGAGGCCGAAGAACAAAGCCGCGCTGGAAAGCGCCGCCTATTCCGCGATGCTATGGCAGATTTAAGGAGCCGTATCCATGCCAAAGTATCCAATTAA
- a CDS encoding methyltransferase domain-containing protein, with protein sequence MDKEQLQEIYLKPEYYWGKEPNDLVSKVLEFIPDNQTNKKLVDLGAGEGRDSIFFAKQGFDVLAVEIAPAGLEKAIKLAKENNTSIKIMEADLNDFVLPDKFDIVYSIGTLQYIRPEIRKHQFDNIKNNTVAGGLNVMCTFVEHPDVEIAPDWGKNEYLYERQELQSYYKDWEMLYSNEFIFDCESSNIPHKHVVRTIIARKPNDVS encoded by the coding sequence ATGGATAAAGAACAGTTGCAAGAAATTTATTTAAAACCAGAGTATTATTGGGGAAAAGAACCTAATGATTTGGTAAGTAAAGTTTTAGAGTTTATACCCGATAACCAAACAAATAAAAAATTGGTTGATTTAGGTGCAGGAGAAGGTCGGGACAGTATTTTTTTTGCTAAACAAGGTTTCGATGTTTTAGCCGTTGAAATTGCACCGGCTGGTTTGGAAAAGGCAATTAAACTAGCTAAAGAAAACAATACTTCTATTAAAATTATGGAAGCAGATTTAAATGATTTTGTTTTACCAGATAAATTTGATATTGTTTATTCAATTGGAACTTTACAATACATTAGACCAGAAATTAGAAAACATCAGTTTGATAACATAAAAAATAATACAGTAGCCGGTGGGTTAAATGTAATGTGTACCTTCGTCGAACATCCAGATGTTGAGATTGCCCCGGATTGGGGTAAAAATGAATACCTCTATGAAAGACAAGAACTTCAAAGCTATTATAAAGATTGGGAAATGCTTTATTCTAATGAGTTTATATTTGATTGCGAATCAAGTAATATCCCTCATAAGCATGTTGTAAGAACTATTATTGCAAGAAAGCCTAATGATGTTAGTTAA
- a CDS encoding M24 family metallopeptidase gives MITVDKTVRLKKFQIRLRELGIDVALLIHSRDVFYYCGTAQPCILVVTPNDYYLIVRRALDFVLSEIWIDPNKVISSGSFKEALSKLRELGVKKGKLGLETDIIPAELFFKISQIFIDYTPVNISEEILLQRMTKDEEEIELIKSACNIMKTGHLRVFDVLSEGITELELAAEIEYAHRKAGHEGVLSMRNFDFYISRGPLSSGENLFKVSGFSNTITGIGLSPAIPAGPSLRKIKKGDIVIVDIPTCYHGYHCDETRTYILGEPTPEVRSLFACLREISDNVLFSLKEGVKCSDLFDIAYNSACRLGVNDYFLGLNPRKGNFIGHGIGLDANEPPVLFTKSNFELRKNSVITIEIHLTHPEYGAVKLEDMVLIKENGHEVLSVTERELFVIDTLDDILLKTEVPGGK, from the coding sequence ATGATAACCGTAGATAAAACCGTAAGGTTAAAAAAATTCCAAATTAGACTTCGCGAGTTAGGAATTGACGTGGCCCTATTAATTCATTCAAGGGATGTGTTTTACTATTGTGGGACTGCTCAACCCTGTATTCTAGTAGTTACACCAAATGATTATTATCTTATAGTTCGAAGGGCACTTGATTTTGTGTTAAGTGAAATATGGATAGACCCAAACAAAGTTATCTCGTCTGGTAGTTTTAAAGAAGCTTTATCTAAATTAAGAGAATTAGGTGTAAAAAAGGGGAAATTAGGTTTAGAAACCGATATAATTCCTGCTGAATTATTTTTTAAGATCAGTCAAATATTCATTGATTATACACCTGTAAATATTTCTGAAGAGATATTATTACAAAGGATGACAAAGGACGAAGAGGAAATTGAATTAATTAAATCTGCCTGTAACATAATGAAAACCGGACACCTAAGAGTTTTTGACGTGCTATCTGAAGGAATCACAGAATTAGAACTTGCCGCTGAAATAGAATATGCTCATAGAAAAGCCGGGCATGAAGGGGTCTTATCTATGAGAAATTTTGATTTTTACATAAGTCGTGGTCCACTTTCCTCCGGTGAAAACCTTTTTAAGGTTAGCGGGTTTTCCAATACCATTACCGGTATAGGCCTTAGCCCTGCTATACCTGCCGGGCCGTCTTTAAGAAAAATTAAAAAAGGCGATATAGTGATAGTAGATATACCTACATGTTACCACGGGTATCATTGTGATGAGACACGTACATATATTTTAGGAGAACCTACCCCGGAAGTCAGGTCGTTATTTGCATGCCTCAGGGAAATATCGGATAATGTCCTTTTTTCTCTAAAAGAAGGGGTAAAATGTAGTGATTTATTTGATATAGCATATAATAGTGCTTGTCGCTTAGGGGTTAATGATTACTTTTTAGGGTTAAACCCAAGAAAGGGTAATTTTATTGGTCACGGAATAGGATTAGATGCCAATGAGCCTCCCGTATTATTCACAAAATCAAACTTTGAATTAAGAAAAAATTCTGTAATTACTATAGAAATTCATTTAACACATCCCGAATATGGTGCGGTTAAATTGGAAGATATGGTTTTGATTAAAGAAAACGGGCATGAGGTTCTATCAGTTACCGAAAGGGAATTATTTGTAATTGATACTTTAGATGATATACTTTTAAAAACAGAGGTTCCAGGAGGCAAATAA
- a CDS encoding DUF3795 domain-containing protein gives MEYNDVVKHLAPCGLDCMRCADYEHGEIKQLSSRLIQLLGNFRPVAKMKTEKQPIFNGYSQFEAILTSFSNGSCSGCRGENVQCPITTCSAKTCHKEKNVDFCFQCNEYPCEKQFTGRLRDRWRYINDRMKEIGVIEYYYEQVKLPRY, from the coding sequence ATGGAATATAATGATGTAGTGAAGCATCTTGCTCCTTGTGGCCTTGATTGCATGAGATGTGCTGATTATGAACACGGAGAAATCAAACAATTAAGTTCACGGCTTATTCAATTACTCGGCAATTTCAGGCCGGTAGCAAAAATGAAAACAGAAAAACAACCTATTTTTAACGGTTACTCTCAGTTTGAAGCAATTCTAACCTCTTTTTCCAATGGCTCATGTAGCGGATGTAGAGGTGAAAATGTGCAATGTCCGATAACGACTTGTTCCGCCAAAACATGCCATAAAGAAAAAAACGTTGATTTTTGCTTTCAATGCAATGAATATCCTTGTGAAAAGCAGTTTACCGGCCGTTTAAGAGATCGCTGGAGATATATAAATGACCGCATGAAGGAAATTGGCGTAATCGAATATTATTACGAGCAGGTTAAGCTACCCAGATATTAG
- a CDS encoding (Fe-S)-binding protein yields MPVYKGMVQPVRATPDELRKIHIEPVPDTEKPQKALEFLDQIRKKFRSFVMAMESCTKCGQCAENCHTYLGTRDPNNIPTNRAELIRKIYRRYFTLEGRWFGKLVGAEDINLDVIEQWYSYFYQCSQCRRCAHVCPFGIDTCEVTFIGRQLLHWLGITPKLHASVGAAMERVGNHTNFPKPGIVDTLEFMSEEIMEEFGVEVDFPVDKPASDIMYIPSSADFMLNHYTLMGAGMYFNYIGANWTIPSAVTEAGNFGLLFDQYYTQRHNVMRLLNAAQELGVKKIVWGECGHGWRAAKMYIPSLADRPVKWPIIHIHDEIAEMIRNKELKLDPAKNSKPVTLHDPCNYVRACGLNENMRVIMRAVTTDFREMTPHGMDNFCCGGGSGILFDDPEMYQRRIQLSQKKADQVRATGVGKDGNGILCAPCSICKAQLYPMVEEHELGVEVKGLVDLVGRALVWK; encoded by the coding sequence ATGCCAGTATATAAAGGAATGGTACAGCCGGTTCGGGCCACACCGGACGAACTGCGTAAGATCCATATTGAACCGGTACCAGATACTGAAAAACCACAAAAAGCACTGGAATTTCTGGATCAAATTCGCAAAAAGTTTCGTTCCTTTGTTATGGCGATGGAGTCCTGCACTAAGTGCGGCCAGTGTGCGGAAAACTGCCACACTTACCTGGGAACCCGGGATCCCAATAATATTCCCACTAACCGGGCCGAGCTAATCCGTAAAATTTACAGACGTTACTTTACCCTGGAGGGGCGCTGGTTTGGCAAGCTGGTAGGCGCCGAAGACATTAACCTGGATGTAATTGAACAATGGTATTCTTATTTCTACCAGTGCAGCCAGTGCCGCCGCTGCGCGCACGTTTGCCCCTTTGGCATAGATACCTGCGAAGTAACTTTTATCGGCCGCCAGTTGTTACACTGGCTGGGCATTACCCCCAAACTGCACGCTAGCGTTGGCGCAGCTATGGAAAGGGTCGGCAACCATACAAACTTTCCCAAACCCGGCATTGTTGACACCCTGGAATTTATGTCAGAGGAAATTATGGAAGAGTTTGGCGTGGAAGTAGATTTTCCGGTCGATAAGCCCGCATCCGACATCATGTATATCCCCTCGTCAGCGGACTTTATGCTAAACCACTATACTTTGATGGGCGCGGGCATGTACTTTAACTATATCGGCGCCAACTGGACTATTCCCAGTGCTGTCACCGAGGCCGGCAATTTTGGTCTCTTGTTTGACCAGTATTATACGCAGCGGCATAATGTTATGCGCCTGCTAAATGCGGCCCAGGAACTGGGTGTGAAAAAGATCGTCTGGGGTGAATGCGGTCACGGTTGGCGGGCGGCCAAGATGTACATCCCCTCCCTAGCTGACAGGCCGGTAAAATGGCCTATCATTCATATTCATGATGAGATTGCCGAAATGATCCGCAACAAAGAATTAAAACTTGACCCGGCCAAAAACTCAAAGCCCGTAACCCTGCACGACCCGTGCAATTACGTGCGCGCCTGCGGCTTGAACGAAAACATGCGTGTCATTATGCGCGCAGTGACCACCGACTTTAGGGAAATGACGCCCCATGGTATGGATAACTTTTGCTGTGGCGGTGGTTCTGGAATCCTGTTCGATGATCCGGAAATGTACCAGCGCCGAATACAACTTAGCCAGAAAAAAGCCGACCAGGTGCGGGCCACTGGTGTAGGCAAAGACGGTAATGGTATACTTTGTGCACCGTGTTCCATCTGTAAAGCTCAGCTTTATCCCATGGTGGAGGAGCATGAACTGGGTGTTGAAGTTAAAGGCTTGGTTGACCTTGTAGGGAGGGCTTTGGTTTGGAAATGA
- a CDS encoding (Fe-S)-binding protein encodes MNQLTNPLEIYRLLPKTNCGACQTLTCLAFAAALINGQKSLRDCPHLEDKAIEQYLCYVHSE; translated from the coding sequence GTGAATCAATTAACCAACCCTTTAGAGATTTATAGATTGCTTCCGAAAACAAATTGCGGGGCATGTCAAACACTGACATGTTTGGCGTTTGCTGCTGCATTAATTAATGGTCAAAAAAGTTTAAGAGACTGTCCTCACCTGGAGGACAAAGCTATTGAGCAATATCTTTGTTATGTTCACTCGGAATGA
- a CDS encoding PEP-utilizing enzyme: protein MIAREYRIPAVVATGNATQILSDGQVVTVDGMAGTVSVEGL, encoded by the coding sequence ATTATTGCACGAGAGTACCGTATCCCAGCAGTAGTCGCGACCGGTAACGCTACTCAGATTTTAAGCGACGGTCAAGTTGTAACGGTAGATGGAATGGCCGGCACGGTTTCGGTGGAAGGACTATAA
- a CDS encoding TetR/AcrR family transcriptional regulator: MPYRTPKHVQEQKEAKKQHILDQALPLFAQKGYENTSIQDICNAAGVSVGSLYFYFPNKELIFEEIFNRIARSYFNCQEEAVQGETDLRQIIFKSMRAAINWWTNANPHEGQFILNNRHLSDLQQKRDEFLQAMVTRFKVLLDDAVNKGQIKPLNTELVSVMYIHGNYQLIRYWNLTGRKTSSEELINFLIEHSIRVLGLDIQ, encoded by the coding sequence GTGCCATATCGTACACCCAAACACGTTCAGGAACAAAAAGAAGCCAAGAAACAGCATATTCTCGACCAGGCGTTACCACTATTTGCTCAAAAAGGTTACGAAAACACATCCATTCAGGATATCTGTAATGCGGCTGGTGTTTCAGTAGGCTCGCTTTACTTTTATTTTCCCAATAAAGAACTTATTTTTGAGGAAATTTTTAACCGCATTGCCCGGAGTTATTTTAATTGCCAGGAGGAAGCCGTACAGGGTGAAACCGACTTAAGACAAATTATATTTAAATCCATGCGTGCAGCGATAAATTGGTGGACAAATGCCAACCCCCATGAAGGTCAATTTATTTTAAACAACCGGCATTTATCCGACCTTCAACAAAAAAGGGATGAATTTTTACAAGCAATGGTGACTAGATTTAAGGTGCTGCTTGATGACGCTGTTAATAAAGGGCAGATTAAACCTTTAAACACTGAACTAGTTTCAGTTATGTATATTCACGGTAACTACCAGCTTATTAGGTATTGGAATTTAACCGGCCGAAAAACTTCTTCGGAAGAGTTAATTAATTTTTTAATTGAGCATAGTATCCGGGTTCTGGGGCTGGATATACAATGA
- a CDS encoding PEP/pyruvate-binding domain-containing protein, with the protein MRSDFPVPPVFCITAEAYRYFTTKTGLTQLYRSIFDSGSAYTQNVTLQSSIITEKILAEKIPQEITDAICSAYGNLVGRGTLVAVRSSALAVSSLSKSSNKTS; encoded by the coding sequence ATGCGGTCGGACTTCCCGGTTCCCCCGGTTTTTTGTATCACAGCGGAAGCATACCGTTATTTTACCACTAAAACGGGACTCACCCAACTGTACCGGTCAATATTTGATAGCGGTTCTGCCTATACGCAAAACGTTACCTTACAATCCAGCATAATAACAGAAAAGATCCTTGCCGAGAAAATTCCCCAAGAAATAACCGATGCCATTTGTAGCGCTTATGGCAATTTAGTTGGCCGGGGAACGCTTGTGGCCGTACGTTCCTCCGCTTTGGCGGTATCATCTTTAAGCAAATCATCTAATAAAACAAGTTGA
- a CDS encoding PIN domain-containing protein, whose translation MVKVDFNVNFSGFQKSEDILVDTGVLLALLNEYDSWHETVSNLFENFVFNNDDTLFLYINPCIQNELTNLISNGKPLEWYGIKHPDFSITKDEIDVIERNSIDALQKLIDNDILIILDSNKESSLQQLKLYKELGAADAINATLANVYGISFLTVDNKLVNNMIDNADKLEDIQNLYYTTPVHKTY comes from the coding sequence ATGGTAAAAGTGGATTTCAATGTAAATTTTAGCGGGTTTCAAAAAAGTGAAGATATTTTAGTTGATACGGGAGTTCTTCTTGCGTTGCTAAATGAATACGATTCTTGGCATGAAACAGTATCTAATTTATTTGAAAACTTTGTTTTCAATAATGATGATACTTTATTTTTATATATCAACCCATGTATTCAAAATGAATTGACAAATCTGATAAGTAATGGAAAGCCTTTGGAGTGGTATGGAATCAAACACCCTGATTTTAGTATTACTAAAGATGAAATTGACGTAATAGAAAGAAATTCAATAGATGCACTTCAAAAGCTTATTGATAATGATATTCTTATTATACTCGATTCTAATAAGGAAAGTTCCCTGCAACAGTTGAAACTATATAAGGAACTAGGGGCAGCAGATGCAATAAACGCAACACTTGCTAATGTTTATGGAATAAGCTTTTTGACTGTTGATAACAAACTAGTTAATAACATGATTGATAACGCCGATAAATTAGAAGACATTCAAAACTTGTATTACACAACACCAGTTCATAAAACTTATTAA
- a CDS encoding tyrosine-type recombinase/integrase — protein MKAVKNRDARQYKGLDDKDLRKLRAEIHRNCNPLHICIIEVLLGTGLRVSELCGLRLQNIEISERKGSLRVIGKGNINRKLPLNKDVRKAIKEYLAVRPESDTDFLLIGQRGALKRNAINLILKKYGQRVMVEVTPHRVRHTLGYRLVKSKNTAITTIQQILGHDSIMTTNLYTVTTEQDKVDALEALEW, from the coding sequence ATAAAAGCAGTAAAAAATCGGGATGCTCGGCAATATAAGGGCTTAGATGATAAGGATTTAAGAAAACTTCGGGCAGAGATTCACCGAAACTGCAATCCACTTCATATTTGTATTATAGAAGTATTGCTTGGAACAGGGCTTCGGGTAAGCGAGCTTTGCGGTTTAAGGCTTCAGAATATAGAAATATCCGAACGTAAAGGCTCTCTAAGGGTTATCGGTAAAGGAAATATAAATAGGAAGCTTCCACTTAATAAGGATGTTCGGAAAGCAATTAAAGAATACCTTGCGGTTAGGCCAGAAAGTGACACTGACTTCCTATTAATAGGACAGCGTGGAGCCCTAAAACGAAATGCGATTAACTTAATCCTTAAAAAATATGGTCAAAGGGTAATGGTTGAGGTAACGCCGCACCGCGTTAGGCATACACTAGGATATAGGCTTGTTAAATCCAAAAACACAGCAATTACAACGATTCAGCAGATTCTCGGCCACGATAGCATTATGACCACTAACCTTTATACCGTCACAACCGAGCAGGACAAAGTAGATGCCCTGGAAGCCTTAGAGTGGTAA
- a CDS encoding PEP-utilizing enzyme — translation MRRQGVGCLGDRAEGKNERNGSSFPPDLIIDDVPKFMESVTAGTSNVLAGMGVAAGSASGSARLIYHPDEGGKLQGGEVLVAPSTDPAWTPLFLRASAIVMETGGFISHGAIVAREYGIPAVVNVPGVMKIIKGGHLITVDGDAGKIYL, via the coding sequence TTGAGACGGCAGGGGGTTGGCTGCCTTGGTGACCGGGCGGAAGGCAAAAATGAAAGAAATGGAAGCTCTTTCCCCCCCGATTTGATTATCGACGATGTGCCCAAGTTCATGGAGTCTGTTACCGCAGGTACGAGCAATGTTTTGGCGGGTATGGGCGTGGCCGCGGGCAGTGCTTCCGGTTCAGCCAGGCTGATTTATCACCCCGATGAAGGTGGCAAGCTGCAGGGTGGTGAAGTTTTGGTGGCTCCATCAACCGACCCTGCCTGGACACCTCTGTTTTTAAGGGCCTCTGCCATAGTGATGGAAACGGGAGGATTTATATCCCACGGAGCTATTGTGGCAAGGGAATACGGTATTCCAGCGGTGGTGAACGTTCCGGGCGTCATGAAGATAATAAAAGGTGGTCATTTAATTACTGTAGATGGTGATGCTGGAAAGATATATCTATAA
- a CDS encoding Uma2 family endonuclease, whose product MTMRYTYKEYLQLPGDCSCEIINGELFAMTPAPTVRHQLVLRNILLILADRLKGNGCEVISAPCDVLLSEGEKDIEDTSTIVQPDIFVVCDKSKLKEKYCLGAPGLIVEIVSPSRPSMDYVKKLHIYEKYGVKEYWIVNYKQQEVMVYKLCGNEYGVPKTYVNGYIEPGIFGDLMLALKDVFA is encoded by the coding sequence ATGACGATGCGATATACTTATAAAGAGTATTTACAATTACCTGGTGATTGTAGCTGCGAGATAATAAATGGTGAACTGTTTGCAATGACCCCAGCACCTACTGTACGGCACCAATTGGTTTTGCGCAATATACTGCTAATTCTTGCGGATCGCTTGAAAGGTAACGGGTGCGAGGTTATCAGTGCACCGTGCGATGTATTGTTGTCTGAAGGTGAAAAAGATATAGAGGATACCTCCACCATTGTACAGCCCGATATTTTTGTTGTATGTGATAAGTCCAAACTTAAAGAAAAATATTGTCTTGGTGCCCCGGGCCTGATAGTGGAAATCGTATCACCATCAAGGCCGTCCATGGACTATGTAAAAAAGTTACATATCTATGAGAAATACGGTGTGAAGGAATATTGGATTGTAAATTATAAGCAGCAAGAGGTTATGGTTTATAAATTATGCGGCAACGAGTACGGGGTACCTAAAACATATGTGAACGGGTACATTGAACCCGGTATTTTCGGTGATTTGATGCTGGCGTTAAAAGATGTATTTGCATAA
- a CDS encoding NAD(P)/FAD-dependent oxidoreductase has product MKYLILGASAAGISAARAIRRLDAGGKITVISKDERIYSRCMLHHIISGQRSEAETRFVEDDFFKQNNIRWLPGREAVTMDVVSKEVQLSDGAVHRYDQLLIATGASSVMPPVENLGRGKQVRALRNLEDARDITRLSGGTATAAVIGAGLVGMDAAYALAERGVKVTVVEVAGHILLLQLDIRAARSYEQLCREHNMEFIFNDMVASVMLDEQDNVQGLKLKSGRTVPCGMVVVAAGVKPNIDFLKDTPVETGRGIKVNDRQQTSVAGIYAAGDVCESLESFTGRIMPTPIWPAAVRQGWVAGSNMAGKPVRLKGNFAFQNSMTFFGLPSVSFGTINPPDESFRELVDDQGTAGYKKVLLQDGRIKGAILQGDISGAGLFGALIKNGIDISGLEHRIFELSYADFFAQKENGEFYFK; this is encoded by the coding sequence ATGAAATACTTGATTTTAGGGGCCAGCGCCGCCGGTATCAGCGCCGCCAGGGCGATTCGCCGGCTGGATGCCGGTGGTAAGATTACCGTCATTAGTAAGGATGAGCGTATCTATTCCCGCTGTATGCTGCACCATATCATCAGCGGGCAGAGGTCCGAGGCCGAAACCCGTTTCGTGGAGGATGATTTTTTTAAACAAAACAATATCCGCTGGCTGCCCGGCCGGGAGGCGGTTACAATGGATGTTGTTTCAAAGGAAGTACAACTCTCGGATGGAGCAGTCCACCGGTATGACCAGCTGCTCATTGCCACCGGGGCCTCCTCTGTGATGCCGCCGGTGGAAAACCTGGGCCGCGGCAAGCAGGTACGGGCGCTGCGTAACCTGGAGGACGCCCGGGATATTACCCGGTTGTCCGGCGGGACCGCCACCGCGGCTGTTATCGGTGCCGGGTTGGTAGGCATGGACGCCGCTTATGCCCTGGCCGAACGGGGGGTAAAGGTAACGGTGGTGGAAGTGGCGGGGCATATTCTGCTTCTGCAGTTGGATATAAGGGCGGCCAGAAGTTATGAACAGTTATGCCGGGAGCATAATATGGAATTTATATTTAACGACATGGTTGCCTCGGTAATGCTGGACGAACAAGATAACGTCCAGGGATTGAAGCTTAAAAGCGGCAGGACGGTGCCTTGCGGTATGGTGGTGGTGGCCGCCGGGGTCAAGCCCAACATTGATTTTCTAAAGGATACACCGGTAGAAACAGGCCGGGGGATTAAGGTAAACGACCGCCAGCAAACCTCAGTGGCCGGGATATACGCGGCGGGAGACGTTTGCGAATCCCTGGAGTCGTTTACCGGCAGGATAATGCCTACGCCCATCTGGCCGGCGGCGGTCCGGCAGGGTTGGGTAGCCGGCAGCAATATGGCCGGCAAACCCGTTCGCCTGAAGGGTAATTTTGCCTTTCAAAATTCCATGACCTTTTTCGGTTTGCCATCGGTATCATTTGGAACAATAAACCCGCCTGACGAAAGTTTCCGGGAACTAGTGGATGACCAGGGAACTGCCGGTTATAAAAAGGTGTTATTACAGGACGGGCGTATTAAAGGCGCCATCTTGCAGGGGGATATCAGCGGAGCCGGCCTTTTTGGGGCGCTAATTAAAAACGGCATAGACATATCCGGGTTGGAGCATCGGATATTTGAGCTTAGTTACGCTGATTTCTTTGCCCAAAAGGAGAATGGGGAATTTTATTTTAAATAG